The following are from one region of the bacterium genome:
- a CDS encoding methyltransferase domain-containing protein produces the protein MKQYNSARKRFDLWKDVFPNIAYMTYVRELRSVLHGCSTVLDVGCGGSSPLRFVDALSLVGVEGWRPNVLKAVEDGTHDTVFEGRAEEIGGLFADNQFEAVVALDVVEHLVKDKGAQFLKELERVASKLVVVLTPNGFLPQHSADGDLEEHLSGWTVTEMTELGYEVTGMYGYKNLRGECQNLKGRPKFVWGVISEFTHYLYTRKHPQSAAALFCVKRISG, from the coding sequence GTGAAACAATATAATTCGGCAAGAAAGAGATTTGACCTGTGGAAGGATGTTTTCCCGAATATCGCTTACATGACATATGTCAGGGAACTTCGATCGGTTTTACATGGCTGTAGCACTGTCTTGGACGTTGGCTGCGGCGGTTCGTCCCCTCTGAGATTTGTTGATGCCCTCAGTTTAGTCGGGGTGGAAGGTTGGCGGCCTAACGTATTGAAAGCTGTCGAAGATGGGACGCATGATACTGTTTTTGAAGGAAGGGCAGAAGAGATCGGTGGATTGTTCGCAGATAATCAGTTTGAAGCCGTCGTAGCTCTCGATGTCGTCGAACACCTGGTGAAGGATAAAGGGGCGCAGTTTCTCAAAGAACTGGAACGGGTCGCCAGTAAACTGGTGGTGGTTTTGACCCCTAACGGTTTTCTTCCCCAGCACAGCGCGGATGGCGATTTAGAGGAGCACCTTTCCGGATGGACAGTAACGGAAATGACCGAGCTGGGGTATGAAGTTACCGGAATGTATGGATACAAGAATCTGCGCGGCGAATGCCAGAACCTGAAAGGTCGACCGAAATTCGTCTGGGGAGTCATTTCGGAATTTACGCATTATTTGTATACACGGAAACATCCTCAAAGTGCCGCAGCTTTATTTTGCGTGAAGAGAATCAGCGGGTAA